A single window of Aphidius gifuensis isolate YNYX2018 linkage group LG1, ASM1490517v1, whole genome shotgun sequence DNA harbors:
- the LOC122860841 gene encoding rhodopsin-like, which yields MSGFIKPGLSAGMAYGNGGNQSVIDRVLPDMLEMTPKYWHQFPALNPIWQQVLGSLVMVLCCISLTGNSMVMYIFATTKSLRTPSNLFIINLAFFDFCMMFFMAAPMAINSYYGTWIFGPMACDIYGAIGSLCGCGSIYTMTMIAFDRYNVIVKGLSAKPLTIAGALHRIFWIWALSLAWTITPFFGWGKYSPEGNLTACGTDYLAKDFSSRSYVFIYSVGSWAVPLVLICYSYYYILSAVSAHEKNMREQAKKMNVASLRSSDNQNTNAEAKLAKVALMTISLWFMAWTPYLVINVVGVFELPILTPLFTIWGLIFAKANSVYNPIVYAISHPKYRAALNERFPKLFSEKTKATLTSDATSATTAVSSEERA from the exons atgtcgGGTTTTATAAAACCCGGTTTATCAGCTGGAATGGCTTATGGAAATGGTGGTAATCAATCTGTTATTGACAGAGTATTACCGGATATGTTAGAAATGACACCAAAATATTGGCATCAATTTCCAGCATTAAATCCAATATGGCAACAAGTACTTGGTTCATTAGTTATGGTTCTTTGTTGTATATCATTAACTGGAAATTCAATggttatgtatatttttgcaACAACAAAATCACTACGTACaccttcaaatttatttatcataaatcttgcattttttgatttttgtatGATGTTTTTTATGGCTGCTCCAatg gcaATTAATTCTTATTATGGTACATGGATATTTGGTCCTATGGCTTGTGATATATATG GTGCAATTGGATCATTATGTGGTTGTGGATCAATATACACAATGACAATGATAGCATTTGATAGATACAATGTCATTGTAAAAGGTTTATCAGCAAAGCCATTAACAATAGCAGGTGCTTTACATAGAATTTTTTGGATATGGGCATTATCATTAGCATGGACAATAACTCCATTTTTTGGCTGGGGAAAATATTCACCAGAAGGAAATTTAACAGCATGTGGTACTGATTATCTTGCTAAAGATTTTAGTTCAAGAtcttatgtatttatatattcagttGGTTCATGGGCTGTTCCATTGGTGTTAATATGTTATtcgtattattatatattatcagCAGTATCagctcatgaaaaaaatatgcgtgaacaagctaaaaaaatgaatgttgCATCATTAAGATCATCAGATAATCAAAATACAAATGCTGAAGCTAAGTTAGCTAAAGTTGCATTGATGACAATTAGCTTGTGGTTTATGGCTTGGACACCATATTTAGTTATAAATGTTGTTGGTGTTTTTGAGCTACCAATATTAACACCACTTTTTACAATATGGGGATTAATATTTGCCAAAGCAAATTCTGTTTATAATCCAATTGTCTATGCCATAAg tcATCCAAAATATCGTGCTGCTTTGAATGAAAGATTTCCAAAGTTATTTTCCGAAAAAACTAAAGCTACATTGACTAGTGATGCTACATCTGCAACAACTGCAGTTAGCAGTGAAGAAAGAGCttaa
- the LOC122860836 gene encoding rhodopsin-like yields the protein MSGLMRPHYAAYQGWAGGGSGGGVGGGGGGNQTVVDKALPDMIAIIDPYWYQFPPINPLWHGILGFVVCVLTFIAITGNGMVIFIFATTKSLRTPSNLYIINLAFSDFCLMSTMGIPVIINCYYETWVFGPFMCIIYGLVGSLFGCGSIYTMMMIAFDRYNVIVKGLAGKPLTIKGALFRIFMIWTVSTAWTVAPLFGWGKYTPEGNLTACGTDYLSKDWLTRSYVLVYASFCYFTPLFLIIYSYYFILSAVSAHEKNMREQAKKMNVASLRSSENANASAEGKLAKVALMTISLWFMAWTPYLVINFCGIFETHKMTPLFTIWGSVFAKANSVYNPIVYAISHPKYRAALNARFPSLVCGNTALPSDAQSAVTTVSEPEKA from the exons atgtCGGGTTTAATGAGACCACATTATGCTGCCTACCAAGGATGGGCTGGTGGTGgcagtggtggtggtgttggtggtggtggtggtggtaatcaAACAGTGGTTGATAAAGCATTACCAGATATGATTGCAATAATTGATCCATATTGGTATCAATTTCCACCAATAAATCCTCTTTGGCATGGTATACTTGGATTTGTTGTTTGTGTACTTACATTTATAGCAATAACTGGAAATGGAAtggttatatttatatttgcaacaacaaaatcattaCGTACACCTAGTaatctttatattattaatcttGCATTCAGTGATTTTTGTTTGATGTCAACAATGGGAATTCCAGTT ataattAATTGCTATTATGAAACTTGGGTGTTTGGTCCATTTATGTGTATAATATATGGTCTTGTTG gtAGTTTATTTGGCTGTGGATCAATATacacaatgatgatgatagcaTTTGACAGATATAATGTCATTGTAAAAGGTCTTGCTGGTAAACCATTGACAATAAAAGGTGCATTATTTCGTATATTTATGATATGGACAGTATCAACAGCATGGACTGTTGCTCCATTATTTGGCTGGGGTAAATATACACCAGAAGGAAATTTAACAGCATGTGGTACTGATTATTTGAGCAAAGATTGGTTAACAAGATCTTATGTTTTGGTTTATGCATCATTTTGCTATTTTAcaccattatttttaattatttattcgtattattttatactatcAGCTGTATCagctcatgaaaaaaatatgcgtgaacaagctaaaaaaatgaatgttgCATCATTAAGATCATCAGAAAATGCAAATGCAAGTGCTGAGGGTAAATTAGCTAAAGTTGCATTAATGACTATTAGCTTGTGGTTTATGGCATGGACACCATatttagttattaatttttgtggtATATTTGAAACTCATAAAATGACaccattatttacaatatgggGATCTGTTTTTGCTAAAGCAAATTCTGTTTATAATCCAATTGTCTATGCCATcag tcATCCAAAATATCGAGCAGCTTTGAATGCAAGATTTCCATCACTTGTTTGTGGTAACACAGCATTACCAAGTGATGCACAATCAGCAGTTACAACAGTCAGTGAACCAGAAAAAGcttaa
- the LOC122860843 gene encoding DNA replication complex GINS protein SLD5 gives MEETMEYSESIENIDDNNDVSAAVDEDDDDDESEIKTTAEVLTEVTNAWLNEKFAPEILQHKSEYVDCLLLQISHMEDNIKKKLTSNDMRLFIYQQEIDRIRYIVSSYLRIRLLKIERYVINILKEESERNEDERLLTPAELQFAKNYAMNMETLLKSVVLQHLPPTLQEFEIEKLAVSPNLHAHVIMKANKKIDGVIIPGPTDEEVDFEEDSVHIISYKAISHYIKTGDIQLI, from the coding sequence atggaaGAAACAATGGAGTATTCTGAAAGTATCGAAAACATTGACGACAACAATGATGTATCTGCTGCtgttgatgaagatgatgatgatgatgaatcagaaataaaaacaacagctGAAGTATTAACAGAAGTAACAAATGCAtggttaaatgaaaaatttgctCCAGAAATATTACAACATAAATCTGAATACGTTGATTGTTTATTACTTCAAATATCTCATATGgaagataatattaaaaaaaaattaacaagcaATGATATgagattatttatatatcaacaagAAATTGATCGTATTAGATATATTGTATCAAGTTATTTACGTattagattattaaaaattgaacgttatgttataaatatattgaaagaaGAATCAGAACGTAATGAAGATGAACGTTTATTAACACCAGCTGAATTACAATTTGCTAAAAATTATGCAATGAATATGGAGACATTATTGAAGAGTGTTGTTTTACAACATTTACCACCAACATTACAAgaatttgaaattgaaaaattagcaGTATCACCAAATTTACATGCACATGTTATCATGaaagctaataaaaaaattgatggtgTTATTATACCAGGACCAACTGATGAAGAAGTTGATTTTGAAGAAGATTCTGTTCATATTATATCCTACAAGGCAATATCACATTACATCAAAACTGGTGATATACaattaatctaa
- the LOC122860842 gene encoding ATP-binding cassette sub-family C member 4-like, producing the protein MDSTTKYTNPSPRLSANPFSRLVFWWLKPLFNYGKINDLQIKDLQNSLPADLSEPLGNALENNWKKEQSISKEKGKKARLFTAIKNTFWWSYIYYGFWIFICTFLRVLQPFVLGLLIYYFDPRAKNESPQTAYIYATLVILMAIAIALIDHHMNLGQMELGMRLRIACSSLVYRKILRLSKTSANKTAGGQIINLLSNDVSRFDQVFIFLHYIWIMPIQGGAIAYLIWRQVNIAAFAGVFLITIQTIPLQGYLGKWASKLRSKIAPRTDERVRLMSEIINGIQVIKMYTWEKPFQQLVSLSRKYEIDVLTIASYLRGFNRATFVFTERTSLFITIIAFVLLDNHISADIVFSLAQYYNRMQCTMAIFYPMAIAFASEAHVSIKRIEKFLQLEENIPLSIDTSSAVEKNSIIIKNVTASWLKDSISNTLHDINLNIKNGKLCALIGPVGCGKSSMLQLILGELRAIHGSVIVSGKVSYASQEPWLFSGSVRNNILFGQKYDDVKYKKVTRACSLIKDFIQLPQGDKSLVGERGTSLSGGQRARINLARAVYRDADIYLFDDPLSAVDTHVGKCLFQDCINGYLKNKTRILVTHQVQYLKNVDTIVMLNNGVIDKQGEYKDFNKQQFEIITASHENLSDKSSIFMADDHHGSISELSITNNTNDYDNDDAIEEPKETEELMGTGSMKKSLFWKFFRAGGSIFSLLLFCLFLILGQFGSSGSDFWIAYWTKKEEIRLKYILNINNNQTNNSTLEFNDEEHNYFDKNIALWIYGGFISLCVIMTTARNVMFYKICMNASKNLHNTMFSSILKAPMRFFDTHPSGQILNRFSKDIGSIDEQLPMAMIDSIQIFAVMIGILSQVIIINYLTIFPMIIMGIFYIIIRNTYLSTAQDLKRLEGITKSPVFSHVNSSLSGLITIRSSGGQEMIRKEFDGHQDVHTSANSLMLTTSTAFGLWLDAVTITFVAFITYCFIYFNDGNTSASNVGLALSQILILCGMLQHGMRQTAEMVAQMTSVERVMQFTELDKEGPFDSEPNKKPSSTWPSKGEIKFQNVYLRYSDDDASVLKDLNITIKSGMKIGIVGRTGAGKSSLISALFNLTRIEGNIIIDDIDTRKIGLHDLRSKISIIPQEPMLFSATLRDNLDPFHKYDDAVLWSALEEVELKQSVESLDHIVTQGGSNFSAGQRQLLCLARAIVKNNKILVLDEATANVDPTTDNLIQKTIRTKFNNCTVLTIAHRLNTVMDSDKIIVMDHGKIVEFDHPHVLMQKTDGYLISMVNETGKTMTNNLKKISEKAFNKIAESQDDNEDEDDDDDVNHQSNETTK; encoded by the coding sequence ATGAATCACCTCAAACAGCTTATATTTATGCAACACTTGTTATATTAATGGCAATTGCAATAGCACTAATTGATCATCATATGAATCTTGGACAAATGGAATTAGGAATGCGTTTACGTATAGCATGTTCAAGTCTTGTTTATCGTAAAATATTAcgtttatcaaaaacatcagCAAATAAAACAGCTGGtggacaaataataaatttattatcaaatgatgtatcaagatttgatcaggtatttatatttttacattatatatgGATAATGCCAATACAAGGTGGTGCAATTGCATATTTAATATGGCGACAAGTTAATATTGCTGCATTTGCtggtgtatttttaataacaattcaaACAATACCATTACAAGGTTATCTTGGTAAATGGGCATCAAAACTACGTAGTAAAATTGCACCAAGAACAGATGAACGTGTACGTTTAAtgagtgaaataataaatggtatacaagttattaaaatgtatacatGGGAAAAACCATTTCAACAGTTAGTATcattatcaagaaaatatgaaattgATGTATTAACAATAGCATCATATTTACGTGGTTTTAATCGTGCAACATTTGTATTTACTGAACgtacatcattatttataacaattattgcATTTGTATTACTTGATAATCATATATCAGCTGATATTGTATTTTCATTGGCACAATATTACAATAGAATGCAATGTACAATGGCAATTTTTTATCCAATGGCTATTGCATTTGCATCAGAAGCACATGTATCAATAAAacgtattgaaaaatttttacaacttgaagaaaatataCCATTGAGTATTGATACATCATCagcagttgaaaaaaattcaataattattaaaaatgtaacaGCATCATGGTTAAAAGATTCAATATCAAATACATtacatgatattaatttaaatattaaaaatggtaaattatgTGCATTAATTGGTCCAGTTGGTTGTGGTAAAAGTTCAATGTTACAATTAATACTTGGTGAATTACGTGCAATACATGGTAGTGTTATTGTTAGTGGTAAAGTATCATATGCAAGTCAAGAACCATGGTTATTTTCTGGTTCAgttagaaataatatattatttggacaaaaatatgatgatgttaaatataaaaaagtaacacGTGCATGTTCATTAATTAAAGATTTTATACAATTACCACAAGGTGATAAAAGTCTTGTTGGTGAACGTGGTACATCATTAAGTGGTGGACAACGTGCTAGAATTAATTTAGCACGTGCTGTTTATCGTGAtgctgatatttatttatttgatgatccATTATCAGCTGTTGATACACATGTTGGTAAATGTTTATTTCAAGATTGTATTAatggttatttaaaaaataaaacacgtATATTAGTTACACATCAagtacaatatttaaaaaatgttgatacaattgttatgttaaataatggtgttattgataaacaaggtgaatataaagattttaataaacaacaatttgaaataataacagCATCACATGAAAATTTAAGTGATAAATCAAGTATATTCATGGCTGATGATCATCATGGTTCAATATCTGAattatcaataacaaataatacaaatgattatgataatgatgatgccATTGAAGAACCAAAAGAAACTGAAGAATTAATGGGTACTGgttcaatgaaaaaatcattattttggaaattttttcgTGCTGGTGGTTCaatattttcacttttattattttgtttatttttaatacttggaCAATTTGGTAGTAGTGGATCAGATTTTTGGATTGCATATTGGactaaaaaagaagaaatacgtcttaaatatattttaaatataaataataatcaaacaaataattcaacattggaatttaatgatgaagaacataattattttgataaaaatattgcattATGGATTTATGGTGGTTTTATATCATTATGTGTTATCATGACAACAGCTAGAAATgttatgttttataaaatatgtatgaaTGCTAgtaaaaatttacacaatacaatgttttcatcaattttaaaagcaCCAATGAGATTTTTTGATACACATCCATCTggtcaaatattaaatagattTTCAAAAGACATTGGTTCAATTGATGAACAACTACCAATGGCAATGATTGattcaatacaaatatttgcTGTTATGATTGGTATATTATCacaagttattattataaattatttaacaatatttccAATGATTATTATgggaatattttatataataatacgtAATACATATTTATCAACAGCACAAGATTTAAAACGTTTAGAGGGTATAACAAAAAGTCCAGTATTTTCACATGTTAATTCATCATTATCTGgtttaataacaataagaTCATCTGGTGGACAAGAAATGATTAGAAAAGAATTTGATGGACATCAAGATGTACATACAAGTGCAAATTCATTAATGCTTACAACATCAACAGCATTTGGTCTTTGGCTTGATGCTGTTACAATAACATTTGTTGCATTTATaacatattgttttatatattttaatgatggtAATACATCTGCTAGTAATGTTGGTTTAGCATtatcacaaatattaatattatgtgGTATGTTACAACATGGAATGCGTCAAACAGCTGAAATGGTTGCACAAATGACATCAGTTGAAAGAGTCATGCAATTTACTGAACTTGATAAAGAGGGACCATTTGATAGTGaaccaaataaaaaaccatcatCAACATGGCCATCAAAAggtgaaattaaatttcaaaatgtttatttacgttattctgatgatgatgcaTCTGTACTtaaagatttaaatataacaattaaatctGGTATGAAAATTGGTATTGTTGGTAGAACTGGTGCTggtaaatcatcattaatatcagcattatttaatttaacaagaattgaaggtaatattattattgatgatattgatacaCGTAAAATTGGCTTACATGATTTAAGAtctaaaatatcaataataccaCAAGAACCAATGTTATTTTCTGCAACATTACGTGATAATTTAGATCCATttcataaatatgatgatgcaGTATTATGGTCAGCACTTGAAGAAGTTGAATTAAAACAAAGTGTTGAATCATTAGATCATATTGTAACACAAGGTGGTAGTAATTTTAGTGCTGGACAAAGACAATTATTATGTCTTGCACGTgctattgttaaaaataataaaatacttgtactTGATGAAGCAACAGCTAATGTTGATCCAACAActgataatttaatacaaaaaacaatacgtactaaatttaataattgtactgTATTGACAATTGCACATCGTCTTAATACTGTTATGGAtagtgataaaattattgttatggATCAtggtaaaattgttgaatttgatCATCCACATGTACTTATGCAAAAAACTGATGGTTACTTAATTAGCATGGTCAATGAAACTGGCAAAACAATGACaaataatcttaaaaaaatatcagaaaaaGCATTCAATAAAATAGCTGAAAGTCAAGATGATAacgaagatgaagatgatgatgatgatgttaatcATCAATCAAACGAAACaacgaaataa